The DNA window CAATCCATGCTTGGCTTCACTCAAGAGCAATATCAAAGTATCTTGGAGTTAATCCAACAATCCAAGACCAATTCCAAAGCCAACTCCATCTCCACCTCCCCCTTTGTCCTAAACTCTCACTCAAATCATGACAATTGTAAGAACAATTCCCTATGGATACTTGACACAGGTGCTACTGATCACATTGCCTTTGATTTAACTAAATTCACTTCACATAAATCCATTATCCCTATTCATGTTAGTTTACCTAATGGCTCCCATGTCACTGCTTCTATTTCTGGTAGTATCCCTATTTCACCTACCTTAGTGCTTCATAATGTTTTGTATATCCCTAGTTTTCATGTCAACTTAGTTTCTATTGCCAAATTAGTTCAAACCAATGACTGCCTTGTTCATTTTACTGATAGTTCTTGCAAAATTTTGCAGAACCATTCCAAGGAAGTGATTGGTTCAGCTAGTCTTCAGAGAGGCTTGTATGTGCTTGATTCATCTCAACACAATCATACTTGTAATGCTTCTATACAAGATGTTTCTTTTCTTTGGCATTTAAGATTGGGACATATTCCCACTGTAGGTTTACAACATGTATCCAAACTGTTTCCTTTTATTCcattcaaaaataatatttctttTCCTTGTGATCCATGTCATTTTGGTAAACAGAAACGGTTATCTTTTCCACATAGCACTACTAAAACTACAGCCCCCTttgagcttttacatgctgacaTATGGGGCCCCTTTTCTACTATATCAATGTTAGGCCATAGGTACTTTCTTACTCTAGTAGATGACCATACTAGATATACTtggataatatttttaaaaacaaaggaCCAAACTAAACATAGCATTATCCAATTCTTAGCCTACATTGAAAATCAATTTCACACCAAACTAAAGTGTTTTAGGTCTGATAATGGGACTGAGTTCCTCACACTATCAAATTTTCTTTCCTCCAAAGGAGTTGTCCACCAAAAGTCTTGTCCCTACACACCCCAACAAAATGGGGTGGTAGAAAGAAAACATCAGCACATACTAAATGTGGCTAGAACCCTGTACTTTCATTCCAAAGTCCCTCTTTCTTTATGGAATTTCTGTGTCCAGCATGCTGTGCATCTCATTAATATATTGCCTTCTCCTCTCCTATCTCTCAAAAGTCCTTATGAAGTCTTACACAGTCAACCTCCTACCTTAATACATCTCAAGGTTTTTGGATGTTTAGGTTATGCTATATCCAACCAACCTCACAAAAGCAAGTTTGACCAAAGAGCTAGAAAAACTGTGTTTTTAGGGTTCAAAGATGGAACAAAAGGATACATTTTATATGACCTTCACCACAATAACATTTTTGTTTCTAGGCATGTgacattttatgaaaatatcttCCCTTTTAATATTGATAACACCTCACATCACTCACCACCCACATCCTTATCTAATCAATTTCCTACATATGAAGATAATATTTTGTCTTATCCACATCCTAACTCTACTGATATTTACAATTTCCCTGATACTAGCTCTTCTCTTAGCCTTCCTTCTCAGCCTTTTAACCAAAGCCCTGTCACTAGTGATAGTGACCATTCAACACAGGTACATATTGAGTCTGCTACTGACCAGCCAATACAGCCACCTACCAATTCTGATAGTGACATTTCTAGCACAGAAAGAGATTCCCTAAATCAGTCCTCTACTTCTGTGCCTCATGACTCTCCCCCTACATCTAGAGCACCATCAAACCAAGATGTCTCCACAAATCCCCCTATTAGACAGTCAAATAGAACTTCAAATCCCCCTAGCTACTTGGCTGACTACCATTGTTACCTTGCTACCAACAACAAATCACAATCAAACTCCTCTTCTTCCAATATCTCCTATCCTCTTTCTGATGTCATTTCTTATGACAAATGCTCCCCAACTTACAAAACCTTTTGTTGTGCCATATCTTCCATTTCTGAACCAACCACCTATAAACAAGCCATAACACAGGATTGTTGGATTAAAGCCATGGATATGGAGCTTAAAGCTCTTGCAGAAAATCATACATGGACTGTTGTGGATTTGCCACCTGGTAAGGTACCAATAGGCTGTCGTTGGGTTTACAAAGTCAAGCATAAAGCTGATGGGTCAGTCGAGAGATACAAGGCCAGATTAGTAGCCAAAGGCTACACTCAAatggaaggtattgattattttgATACCTTTTCCCCTGTGGCCAAACTTACTACAGTTAGGGTACTTCTATCTCTTGCAGCCATTAAGGGATGGTACCTTGAACAGTTAGATGTTAATAATGCATTTTTTGCATGGAGATCTCAATGAAGAGGTGTATATGACTCTTCCACCTGGCCTATCTGGTTATGATTCATCCAAGGTTTGTAAACTGCAAAAATCTctatatggtttaaaacaagcaAGTCGTCAGTGGTATTCCAAGTTATCTGGCTTTCTGATCTCCCTTGTCTATCATCAATCCCAGGCTGACTACTCTCTCTATGTCAAACATAACTCTCCTTACTTTACTGTTCTTTTagtgtatgttgatgatgttgttctgGCAGGAAACTCTTTGGATGAAATAAAACAGGTTAAGTATCTCTTGCATCAGCAATTCAAGATCAAAGATCATGGCCAACTCAAATACTTTCTAGTCTTAGAAATTGCCAGGTCCATAGAAGGCATATTCTTAAATCAAAGAAAGTATACTCTTGAGTTGTTACAGGATGCTGGTGTGCTTGCAGCCAAACCATCCTCGATTCCCTTTGATCCCAACATTAAGTTGCTTGCTAAGGAAGGTACTCCTTTAGAAGATCCTTCTTCGTATCGAAGGTTAATAGGGAGACTCATATATTTAACAAATTCCAGGCCTGACATCTCTTATGCTGTCCAGCATCTAAGTCAATATATGTCTAAGCCAAGACAACCCCATTACCAAGCTGCCATTAGAGTGCTCAGATATTTAAAATCTGTTCCCACAACTGGTATTCTTTTCTTTGTGTCTAGTGAATTAAAGTTGCTTGGTTTTGCTGATTCAGATTGGGCAAGGTGTCCGGATACAAGGAAATCTATTACAGGTTTTTGTGTAATGCTTGTTTCATCCCTTTTGAGTTGGTAGTCTAAAAAGCAACACACTGCTTCTAGATCTTCTACTGAAGCTGAATATAGAGCCTTGGCCTCTATAACCTGCGAGATTCAATGGCTGCAGTATCTGTTTCGTGACCTTCAAATTGAATTCACTCAGCCTGCTTCAATCTTTTGTGATAGTAAATCAGCAATCTACTTGGCACATAACCCCACTTTCCATGAAAGAAGTAAGCATATAGAGCTGGACTGTCATGTTGTTAGAGAGAGACTTCAGTCCAAGTTGATTCACTTGCTTCCCATTTCCACTCATGATCAGCTGGCAGACATGTTAACAAAGCCCTTGCATTCTCCAGCACTCAAGAGAACATTAGCCAAGTTAGGCCTTTGGAGTATCCAAAGTCCAACTTGAGGAGGGCTGTTAGTATAGTGTGTATTTTGTACTCTTTCTATACTGTATTTCATGTACTTTAGGATAGTATTATATACACTAGTGCCACATCATCATCTTGTAGATATATAAACAACACTTGTACTACTTTGATACAATAATAAAGATTCTATCTTATCATAACAGAATTCTGTTATGTTCATCTACACTTTGCCAATAtgattctcttctttctccatttCACCATGACATTGTATGTGATAGTATCACCATGGTTGATTCCTGCAACTCTTCTGCAGCTTCGTTTGTCACCATTAACATATAGTCTATCTTGATTAGAACAACCACTAAGACTTTTCAGCCTTAGATTTCCTTGTCATAAATCTATAAGGACTTTCTTGCCTCGTACTAGAGAACTTTCTTGAATTTCAAAATGATATTTGTTTACAATAAGTGACCCATATATAGGTAAACTCAATAAATCTTGAAATACAATTGAAGAATAACTTTCCtaagattttttttatcaaagcACTTGTGTATGTATAATTCTTAAAGCACAAAATAATTCATAATGTTATAAAGTTTCTTGCGTAAAGCCTTGTGTCAAAATCAATTGTTCTTCAACatttgaaaattttctttttataaaggTCTTGAATATTATATTTTTCGATCAATGGGCCATTGGAAATATAGTTGTTGGTGTTAATCAAGTGACTTGAGGAGGTAAAttgtgataaaaatatttttaaaaacttagaaaaaggtTTATTTTACTTAAATGATTTTAAGAGAGATGAAGCAGAAATTACGTCAAAGACTCACTACTAGAGaattttagtgaccgaattagagaccgaaaattcttaaaaattggtcactaaaacgtttagcgaccgatttagtgaccattattttttggttgaaaaagtgctagtcgctaagacgaatttagtgaccgatttttaaggttctttttcataaaataaaatcaaaatatattaaacacAACACTTTAcatctattgttatattttatatttaaaatatatacatatagttttttacaaatatattatatgttaaaacaataaaaaatatgaaaatttcattaaaaattaaaaatttaaagagaattaaaatctttaaaaaaatggaaaggaaataataatacaataaagaggattaaaaataaaaaaacaaaacaaaaaatattagtgaccgaaatttcggtctctaatttatatatataaattaaattgcataaaaaatattttttgtgaccgatttagtgacctcttaaaatttgctcatgatatcaaattttggtggctaatttggtcactacagtgactgaaatttcggtcactaaattttgatctctaaatcggtggctgaTGTATTTTAGTGACCAATTTAGTGACCtattaaaattggctcatgaatatcatatttcggtggctaattcggtcactacagtgaccaaaatttttttgtcattaattcggtcactaaaagcgaattttctagtagtgacttaaagaaaagaaagaacacATCATAAGTAAAATCAATTTACTCATTAACCAAAAACCACATTAAACAACAAAACAACATCTTTGTATTTAAAAATACAAACAAGAATAGAAACATAACATATTTTAAAAACATAcatgtattatttaattaaatttgtgaCTGAAACAAAAAGTGCTCGTTTGGCAGCAACTCTCTATGCAACATGTAATATTCCTTCAACAACAAATCATTCATATAAAAGGAGCTTCTTCCAACATCACCATTTTCACTAGCAGCCACATCAAACCCACTTTGATTGTTAACGTTTTGAGCTTCTGTAGCTTCATCATCTGAAGAACACTTACCAGTTAGCTTCTGCACAACAGACTTAAAACTCATGGCATCAGTTTCCACATACTCTGTAGTGATTATCACTATCTTCACTGCCTTCTTCTTATTGCTGCAACCACCACTCGCCATTCAATATTTCTCTTTTCAGATAATAACAATACTTCACTTTTTGAGGccttttttcttctacttttttttCTATGGTTATTGACGTATATTTTGTTAATTTGCATGTGTTGTGGATTATATATTTATAGGATGAATATGGCCATGTGGGGAACAGTTGACGAATGAGAAAGGTAGAATTATTAGATGACATAAGCTGACCGTTACTTTGTTATATGTGAATATGAGAAGTTAAGGGAATGAGTCTATGAAAAGTAGAGTGTGGTCAATTAAACATGCTAAGGAAAATTGTTGTGTTGTTTAGTGTTATTTATGGTAATGGAAAactaaaaattatcattttaatatattttctttttagaaaTCAGATGTCCTCGAAGTAGAGACTAATGTTGAAAAAAACTataataaacaataaaactttctttcaaagaatttaacaaaaaattaaataagttaaaatataaatttatttataataattaaataaaaataaaaataatactaaatGATTGAATGCTAAGTATTATATCTAGCAAAGTTCTAGAATATCAACGTTTATCCAATTTCACTTTATGAATTGTCAAAtgatttctctctctctttttttttatataataaattacaaataactattttttatatcaataaagcaattaattcatataataaattaattcacCATTATTTAGTAAGAAATAATCTCTCgaaaaatatacatttttttttaaaaaaaaaacattgataCTCGactcttaaaaaaaatatattgttggCACTAAATTTTTTTTGAAGTCGATTAGACTTAATCAAAAGACTATCACTTGATGTCAAATATTAGGTGAGAATATAGAGTAAGAAAATTATCTAGAGAGAGAAGGGGTGAGTAGACTTAAAACGAAATCCTTTTGATTTTTCATAATTGAATTATCGGAGGTTTTGCATGCAGAAAGTTTAGACCAAAAATATGAGAATTATACTTGTATAGAAATTGCTTCACGTAAGCACTTCATCGCTTCACAAATATCAAAGGTGTTCTAATGATGATACACAAGGTATACAATTGATTCACTATTATACTTCATGAGGTGTGATTATACAACGATTCAATTTGTGAATTCTAAACTCAACAAGTTTCTCAAATTTTAATCACCACTAAAATTCAATTAGGTACCGATTCCAATAAAACCTAATAAAAAGCAATAAATTGCTATCAATTGAATAGATAATAAACTACTCTAATAATTAAATACCTAGGCATGCAAATACCTAGGATTTATAGTGCTTCGACATTCACCTTCACTTTGCCTACGTgcactcttcaatggtttcccATTGGAACCTGCATAGCtccattttattttgacaaatattttaaGAGTTCATACAATCACTAGTCTACAATAATGCTGAAGAAAATAAATCTTTTATCTGCATCTTGACTTGTATACAGCCTAAAATCAAGACAATTGAGCAAAGATTTGAGAATAACTTCGTCTTGTTCCTTGTCTTCCACACAATCACTACCTAGGCAATTTAGAGAGATAACCTCTTTCTTTTCACTGAAATTTATCAACACCAATGACAACATCTCAGTCTTGCAAGAACTTAAAAATATTTACCTAATTTTCAAGAATGATTAGTTTCAAGACAACGACCCCCTTAATCAATCACAGATCTCTCATTATCAAGACCTGAAATCAAGacaaaggttgaagaagaaagaaattTGAATGCAAGGGTTTTGAACTTTTCAAAAGTGAGAGAGTGATGACTTCACAGAAAATTACAAAATGATTATGAGATTCGTTACATGAAAAGTATTGACAAAAGGTTTTGCATTTTCTTGAGATTAAGTTCAAAAAGTAGTGAAAAAAGTTGGATAGTTTGAATTAAGAACAATACATGGtttgagtcaaatgagcaagtgaATGGAATAAAAAAGAAATCAGATATTTGGCCCATTTCACGCTTAATTAGAATCAAGAACAATGTCTAATTCGAATAAAGACCCAGTGATTCAAATCATGTACAAATTCGTATTCAAATCAACTACAACAGGCCCTCgtggaaaatgttgaaaaatagtATGATTTGAATCAAGTGTAAAGTCTGATTCTAATCAAATTAAGCAGAGGTGACCAGAAGGAGCTTGATTTGAATCAAGTGTAAATTGTGATTTGAATCAAAATGTTAAAAAGTCTCTAGTTTGCCTCTATAcaatttgatttgaatcagaATGTGTGTTTGATctgtttgattcgaatcaaacacacaaaatcttaatttttcatatttataaaagTACTTTATGATTTTACTTTGCACCTAAATTGAACCAAAAACACGTATAGTTTTTATTCCACTGACTCATGCAATTGACTAAAATCATCATGATCAAGTTCAAACATAACCAttgatttatgcatgcttaaaCGAATAACGAATCAATTTCAACCTTGATTTAAAAGATGAACAATTATGAGGTTGCTTCTCAGCATGTGTTAGGGATATGTAATAATCTCCTCATAGGGATATGCAGCTTCAATAGGTACTCTATCAATGGTCACCATAGCAAGCTGTTAAaagctcagaggggttaacgacaAGGATACCCCATATCTCCTCTCTTATTTGTAATGATTATGGAATATTTGCATAGGTGTTGGGCTCAGTTGCAGGTTCAACCAAACTATAACTATCATCCCAAATGTGAGAGGTTACTTATCACAAACATTTGTTTTGCGAATGACTTGATGAATTTTACTATAGGTGATGAAATGTCTATGAGGATGATGATGGAAAAGTTCCATGAATTTTATGAGGCTACAGGTTTAAAAGCTAATCAAGCTAAGTGAAAAGTTTATTTTAGGGGAGTGCGTATGGATATACTAGGAAGAATCTTAGTTGATACTCAGTTTATGAAATACTCTTTTACCTTTTAAATATCTGGGAGTCCCTTTGACAAGTAGAAAGTTGTCCATTCATCAATGTAAGTCGTTGATTGATAAGATAGTTGGGAAAATCTATCATTGGGTTGCAAAGATGTTAAGTTATGCCAGAAGATACCATTTTATTTGTAGTGTACTATTCTCTGTTACAAGCTATTGGGTACATGTTTTTCCTTTACCGAAGAATCTGTTAAAGCACATAAAATTACTTTGCAGAATATTTTTTTGGACAGGGAAAGATACCCCAACTCATAAAACGTTGGTTGCTTGGGATAGAGTTTTTGATCCAAGGAATGTTGAGGGGCTAAATGCCACTTCATTACTCGAATGGAGTAACGTTATGATGACAAAACTGCTGTGGAATCTACAACAAAAGGCTGATAAATTGTGGGTACAGTGGACTCATAGTAATTATATTAAGGGCCGGGATGTAATGACAAAGAATAGGGATGACAATTTTACCCATCTCTAGTGGGTATCCTAAAAAATACCCAAAATGGATAGAGTAAAAACCCGTAAAAATGGAGACAAGCATGAGCTCGGGCAATTACCCACTAAAATAAGCGGGTAGTACCCACCCCACCccactccatatatatatatatatatatatatatatatatatatatatatatatatatatatatatatatatatatatatatatatatatatatatatatatatataatgtatcaAATGAGAATTTTAGTTATTATGAGaattgagaacttttaataataatcatacgatttaaaatcaatgtctctaatttcactcaaattttaagagacaataattaatagataaattatggtttaaatacatatcacataaatgcatatttgagtattgattttaaatgatatagttattattaaaagttttcaATTCTCATAATAATTAAAGTTCTCACGCATA is part of the Vicia villosa cultivar HV-30 ecotype Madison, WI linkage group LG2, Vvil1.0, whole genome shotgun sequence genome and encodes:
- the LOC131647523 gene encoding VQ motif-containing protein 10-like; the encoded protein is MASGGCSNKKKAVKIVIITTEYVETDAMSFKSVVQKLTGKCSSDDEATEAQNVNNQSGFDVAASENGDVGRSSFYMNDLLLKEYYMLHRELLPNEHFLFQSQI